One Primulina eburnea isolate SZY01 chromosome 4, ASM2296580v1, whole genome shotgun sequence genomic window, aaatacacAAGTTGCAAAGTAAAGCATACCTGTCCAGGTCCAAGTTTAGCTATAATAATATCTTCATGCTTGGGAGTAATTGGGTTGGTTGAAAATTCGGGGAGGGAATCTTGACTGCAATTGAATGAAGTGTAAGTTCTAATCTTCGAACTTGAATCAGCATTGGATTTATCTGAATTCAGAATTAACTCACTGCCATTAGGCAGCCACTTCAGCTCATCAGATTTCACTGCATTGTTTCAAACAGAAAAACAGATGCGAATTTTAAAGAGCAAAGGACAACTGAACAATACACGTTGACAACAAGAAGAGAGAGAAGATGCAATAATTTCATGGGTAACATATTTAGTACCTTTAATTCGCGAACTGCCTCTTTCACAGCGAACATGGAGTTTAAAAACAATGGTGTTTTTCTCATTGGGTTCATCATTTTCTAGAAAGTAACATTTAGGCTACAGTAATATGTCAAAATGGGGGGAAAAAGCAAGCAGGTGAAAAGGAGAAAAGTTAAAACCTGACATATAGTCAAACAGTCTTGGATCAACTTTAAGTGGAATGAGACCCAATCTATGCGCGAGCACCTCATCTTGAATCACTGAGGTGTTGTTTGCAATCAAAACCTTTTCAATAGCCATCGTGGGAAGCTAGGAAAAAAACAAATGAACAAAAACTTATGTCATCTATCCAATAAATTATCCTGGAATCTGTCTTATTGACAGAATTGTTCTTTGAAAATAATTgagaatttaaattaagtaaaaaCAACAAAGGAAGAAAAAAGTACATCAAAATTTAATGCAAAAAAGAGCTAGCCTATAATTTACCAAAAAAGTAAAGTTTCATATCATATAATCCCAAGAATAAGCAATAACAATCTGAACCACTAGCAATAAGATAATAATCTACAAAAATTTacagaataaataaaaatattcagtCCAAAGGAAGACCAAAAAGATTTTTGCTTTATTAAATCAGTGtgctttaattaaattaatccaTCATAGCAAAAATACTCTCAAAGAAGAATGCATCTTTATCATGTGATTGTATAGCCATGTTAacagattttaaaaaattatacatcTATTTTAGATTAATTCTACCATGAGTTATGCTGTACCTGCCTTATTCAAGTGTAATGCATCAATGCAGCTGTTTGCTGACAAAAAAATGCAAAGATAACACAACAGATAGTTCACATTTTACTTATCTCTGCTCCTTCATGCTCAAGATAAAATATAGCAGAGCAGCCAATACGGTAAAATACACTGCTAGGGGAACAATATGTTGTCAGACACCTTATCCAACAAAATTTTGACAGCGAATACTTTTTATCCAAAATATAGACAAAACAAGTTGGGCACCTCGGCTATGAGAATTCTGCGGAAAGCATTCGCCAAAGAAGCATCGATACCGATCATATCGAATTCCATGTCATCTTCTGTAAGTCTTATAACTTCCACTCTAAAATTGTTGCGAAATACTTCGAATTGCATGCTGTTGTCCACTCCCATTGATGCATACGCACCCGAAGACTGAATTTTTTCAGTCTATATAACCCTCCAAAACAAAGCTTGATCAACATCAGCAACAAAAATGATGAATTACAATATGGAGATAACCGAGAAAACGTAAGTTACCTGAGTTGGGGCATCGAAAGTGCAGAGGACGCGAGTCCTCTGAAATTCGAGATGCGGCGGGAGCTTTCCCATCGGGACATCCGGCAAATCCCATACCGGAATTTTGGGTGTCCTTTGCTCTTCCATGGATTCCGAATCTTCCCTCTCCGTGGCCACGCTCACCATCCACACTTCCTCTTGCCAGTACCTCCGAGTGTGCGTGTCTTAAAAAAAGAGAAATAATTTGGGGTTCTGTGACATTAGGGTTTAAGGAAATCTTCCATTTTATCTTTTTCCTATTTCCTTTCTAAAATCTAAAATAAATCACATTCTTTTGTTTTCTCTATTAAACTTCGGATTacaaatttatataattttatcagACTAAAAGATTGTTctatgattaaatttatatagttTGCTTATAAAATAAAAGTCCTTAATTGGAATACTAAATTAAGTTTAATACTAATAACAAAAAATTACCAGagctaaatatttaattaagtcAGATATAATTATTGTGAATATATAGTCGATATTTTTTTGGTCAAAAGTTCGAAAATTCTACTTTAAAATCTATTTCATTGATAAATTATTGTGAGAAAAGTTATCacgtataaaaaatattatttttcacgctaagattattattttttattgtaaatatcggtaggattgatccATCGCACATATAGAAAttcgtgagattgtctcacaagaTATCTCCTCGTTTTTTTATCGAttctgttttattttttatttttaaacgaTAAGATTATACTTGCATCAATGTATTAAatcaatgatttttttttttacatgtcGATGTATGAGATTGGATAAGTCCTGGGAATAGTTTGTTGTATATGCAATTTGTGAGGTTGTAATAATACACGACCAGGTGGCTCTATATTGTGGATCGAGCTTGTAATTGTCCGAAAACATCACATCGATTTTTCCAAacgataatatttttttaaaaatatatatcgtttcatatatttatatttatgaaataaatatttaattatcaataagtttgacataaaataaatatttaaattaactaTTATTTTGAGGAATGTACATAGAAGAAGAGCAATACTAATATTATCGTGACCAACTTATACAAGGCTATCTTTTATGAAGCGAAAGAAAGAAGAGCGAAAGAATTTATTTTCACTGCATGAGTTATGTCCAAGATCATCAGTTATGAATAAGTTCGATGATTTATCGACTTGTGATGAAAAAAAgattgaaaattaaaaaaaagttactgtacgaaaataaaagaaagtTTTTAAGTTGATGAACTAAAACTCAGAATAAATCAacttataatattaaaattgcCATTTTGCCAAAAGAAAAACATCAAACTGGGGGTCTcgataaaaattcataaatatttatcGGGATAATCTCGGTTAGTCCCTTGTATAAGGTTTTTCCAAGTTTGTTCCTAATtgttttttgacaaaaacttgtgtgagacggtctcacgtgacgtatttgtgagacgagtctcttatttgggtcacccgtgaaaaaatatcactttttaggctaagagtattactttttattgtgaatatgggtaggattgacccgtctcacagattatgatcagtgagacggtctcacatgagactcactcttgcaCGAACCTTTCTTTGTAAGACAgatcaaccataccgatattcacaataaaaaataatgcttttagcataaaaagtaatacttttcatgaatgaccaaaaaaaaagagatatgtatcacaaaatacgatctgttaAACAGTCTCACATTAACCAAGTCGAACCCGTCTATATTTCCTCAAATTTGTGGTTTCCCTAACTCAATTAAACTCGGGATAGTACTCCATTTAGTCTTCAATGTTCTTGAATCTTCCCGATTTAGTCCGACCCAAAATAGTCCTCAATTTGTTGTGTATACGTTTTAAACGGCTGGATTAAATTGAAGAGAAAATACTAAAATCGGGACTAAATACATATTTAATCCAAGcacttaatttattattttcaacattcaaaccCTTTCGTGAAAGTTTATTCCAAGTTGATTGATAAGAAATGCAGCCCACTAGGTAGATGGGGCCAGGTTGCCGGAGGCATTGGCGGTTTGATTTCTTGGACAACAACTACACCCGCCACCATTCAAACTCGGTCATTAAAATCATCACACTTTGTCAAACTAAATATCAACAAAACTTAATTAATGCTTTTCCAACTCAAGATTTTCATCAATAAATGACCTCTAATTAATGTCACAAGATGTGAATAATAACCGTtcgaatttataatatatcgaTATTTACATTAATTATATGGTGAGATTTCGAtaaattgaatttttatatatttttgatatcCCATGGATGAGTTAATTAAGATCAGACTCAAATCAGAGTTTGGACTCCTCGCTCATCCCCAATCAAGGTAGAAGGTACATACATGCTCAGGTATTCTGCTATAAATATCAAGTTTGAGTGTTCAGTTCAGTCATTcagtatattatttttcaacagcATCTTTAGCTGCTCTCTACTTATAACACCAGTCTTTGACTTGAGCCTCTGAGAGACTATACCAGGACACATGTTGGTCTCTTTCGAACGGTCTTATTCGTGATTTTGGGCTCAGAGTAATTTCGAAACTGCGTCTGAACTAGTGATATCTGTTGGAATCGAACCCTAAATTTTTCTGTGAGtatcagttttttttttcatatgagatttgatatataaatatcgATGTACGTTTAGGTAGCTTTCAGCCAAACTTGCGTAGGAATTAAACAATATATAGAGAGAGGCGAGGCTGTTAGGCCAACGGTTGTGTGGTTATCTTCCAAATCCGACTCTCTTGGAATCAAAGCAAAGCCGTTGGATTCTTGGTCACCATCCCAGCTTCACTGACTCAAACTCTTCACCTTCTGCAGCCATCGATCGAATTCTTTTTAATCACGCCCTGTACCCTCATCACACCATATTCGATCTTTATGGGGATTCTCgactttttttataatttcaggTGAATCTTGAATTCAGAGGGTGGGTGTTTGGTTTTGTTTATGGGAAAGATGAACTCGAGATATCTTCTGACAGCGGATTCACCATGCAACATTGGGAACTCAGTTGCGGTTTCATCGGTTCTGCAAACGGGTGAAGAGAGATCAGCTGCTACGGCCAATCCACGCATCCGGCCTTCTCGGATTTCGTCGGCCCCTCCTATATTGATCAAGTTAGCTATGAAGATATCGAGAGCAAGGTGGTACAGTTTCTTGAGAAGAGTGTTCCATTACCAAAACGGGTCGGGATCGGACCTCGGCCCTAACCCATTCGACTCCGGGAGATGGATGCTGCTAGAGTTTGTTTGTTTGGTAGTTCAAATTAGTGTCACTGTATATACTTTGATCGTTTCCAAAGGGGAAAACCCGGTTTGGCCCATGAGGATATGGGTTTCGGGCTATGCTTTCGTGTGTTCTATTAGTATTTTTCTGCTCCACTGGCGTTATCGGGTCGTTTTCACGTTTCCAGGAGATCCGAATTCGAATTTCTCTGATGTCGAGCAGCAGCAGCGAAGCTCCGAAGAATCGaggtaaataatttaatttgatcCGCTCAGCTGTTTAACTGGTTATTTTTATTCACTGCATGCACTAGCTTAGTTAGATGATaattaaatactttaaaaaattatttaccaAATATAtagaagacaaaaacttgtgcgaGTCGGTCTCGCGGATCTTATTTTGTTAGTCGGATCTcctatttgggtcacccatgaaaaaatattactttttatgctaagaatattactttttattatgaatatcggtaggattgacccgtcttatAGATAAAGATCGTCACACAAGAGACCGACtctaaataaaaattagttaaGAGGATGTTGATAAATATTGACCAGATGTGTTAAAAGTAATAATAATTATGTAAAATAAAATCtttatttatatgttaaaactataaataattttttatgataaaGACAATATGaagataatataatatatatattttattatcatcGTTGACCACTTAGTCATCCTACTGTTTTATTAATTACTCTGCTAGTGCCTAGTGTTGCCAACTTAACTTATTTATGTTGTTGACAGGTCTTTTGCGTCTCACAATTTTTATTCGGGAAAAGAATcaattttatcatatttataacaaaaaaataataatatatttttcatgaattgtGTCAATAgaatatatgtctcataaaattgattcgTGGTGCATTGTCACGGAGTTTTCGTGATTTatgttatattaaaaattttaattggttTTAAAAATTGTCTCGTTGCACTAATTtgcaaattaaatttatataaagtttggaatcaAATACTTTTTACGTGAATATTTTCAAGTAGGCCCACTAAAATAAAACTTATCTTTTCATTTAGTATGTAAAAGATAGAACTTGTTATTACATGTAATTAATGATAGGACAATATATGATCAGAAACTTGCAGAAAT contains:
- the LOC140828951 gene encoding E3 ubiquitin-protein ligase At4g11680-like, with the protein product MGKMNSRYLLTADSPCNIGNSVAVSSVLQTGEERSAATANPRIRPSRISSAPPILIKLAMKISRARWYSFLRRVFHYQNGSGSDLGPNPFDSGRWMLLEFVCLVVQISVTVYTLIVSKGENPVWPMRIWVSGYAFVCSISIFLLHWRYRVVFTFPGDPNSNFSDVEQQQRSSEESRNLQKFRTWVELLFAIWFVMGNIWVFDSRLGSYDGAPKLHVLCVSLLAWNAVSYSFPFILFVLMCCCVPFLSGLLGYNINTASLDRGATDDQIASLPCWKYMEDNVGCDLELGDENDLECCICLAKYRENEEMRELPCNHIFHRRCVDQWLKIISCCPLCKQQIK
- the LOC140828949 gene encoding uncharacterized protein, which produces MVSVATEREDSESMEEQRTPKIPVWDLPDVPMGKLPPHLEFQRTRVLCTFDAPTQTEKIQSSGAYASMGVDNSMQFEVFRNNFRVEVIRLTEDDMEFDMIGIDASLANAFRRILIAELPTMAIEKVLIANNTSVIQDEVLAHRLGLIPLKVDPRLFDYMSENDEPNEKNTIVFKLHVRCERGSSRIKVKSDELKWLPNGSELILNSDKSNADSSSKIRTYTSFNCSQDSLPEFSTNPITPKHEDIIIAKLGPGQEIELEAHAVKGMGKVHAKWSPVATTWYRMLPEVVLLQDIEDEEAEELVKKCPVKVFDIEDIGKGRKRATVARPRSCTLCRECIRGDGWDKYVSLRRVKDHFIFTIESTGALPPEELFIEAVKILEDKCMRVISELS